The DNA window ATCCGCTTTGCTTTTACCCTGTTGCTCACTGCACTTTTTTTTGTCGCTTCCGCACAAACCAAACAACTTACTTACTGCAACCCCCTCAATATTGATTACGGCTATACGCCGTTTGAGAACTTTGCAGCATGGGGCAAACACCGCGCCACTGCAGATCCGACAGTTACATATTTCAAAGGAAATTACTACCTGTTCAGCACCAACCAGTTTGGCTACTGGTGGAGCCCCGATATGCTTAGCTGGAAATTTGTGTCCCGCAAGTTTGTGCGACCTTATAACGAGGTGAAAGGCGATGAGTTGTGCGCACCGGCAATCCTGGTTTTAGGTGATACCCTGCTGGTGATAGGTTCTACCTACAATAAAGACTTCACGCTCTGGATGAGCACCGACCCTACGCATGATACCTGGAAAGCTGCTAAGGACTACTTCCAGGTAGGCGCCTGGGACCCGGGCATGTTTGCCGACGATGATGGTCGCGTTTACATTTATCACGGCAGCAGTAACACCCTGCCGCTGTACGGACAGGAGATAGACCGCAAAACCTTTGAGCCTATCGGCCCTAAAAAGGAGATGATAAAGCTGGACTGGAAAGAGCACGGCTGGGAGCGCTTTGGCGAGAACAACGACAATGTATTCCTCACCGGCTTTATGGAAGGCAGCTGGATGAACAAACATAACGGCAAGTATTACCTGCAGTACGGTGCACCCGGCACCGAAGGTAAAGGCTACGGAGATGGCGTTTACGTAGGCGATAAGCCCCTTGGTCCGTTTAAGTACCAAAGCCACAACCCGTTCAGCTACAAACCGGGCGGCTTTGCCAAAGGTGCCGGTCACGGCGGTACCTGGGCGGATAAGTACGGCAATTACTGGCACATCAGCACCATGGTGGTAGATGTAAAAAATAACTTCGAACGCCGCATAGGTTTCTGGCCGGCTGGATTCGATAAAGATGGCATCCTGTACACCAACACCGCTTACGGCGATTACCCGCACTACCTGTCGGCAGGTAAAGAGGATCACCTCAAAAGTAATTTTACCGGCTGGATGCTGCTGAACTACAATAAACCGGTGCAGGTATCGTCAACCCTGGGCGCTTACGTACCCAATCTTGCCGTTGATGAAGATATAAAAACCTACTGGAGCGCAAAGACTGCCAACAAAGGGGAGTGGATACAAACCGATTTGGGCGATGTAAGTACCATCCGCGCTATACAGCTTAACTATGCCGACCAGGATGCTACCTTTATGGGAAAATCATTGGGTGTTTACCATCAGTACATCATCACCTCGTCAACAGATGGGAAAACCTGGAAAACGCTTGTTGATAAAAGCAGGAACAAGACCGACGTACCGCACGACTACATCGAACTTAAAACACCTGCAAAAGCGCGTTACCTGCGGCTAACCAACCTGCATATGCCTACAGGCAAGTTTGCTATATCTGGTTTCAGGGTGTTTGGCAAGGGTGCAGGTGTAGCGCCAGACACGGTTCGCAACCTCATTGTGCTTCGTGGCGATGCTGAGCGCCGCAATAGCTGGATACGCTGGAGGCAAACCGATGGTGCTGTTGGTTATACTATCTATATGGGCACCGCACCGGACAAGCTGTATAACAACATAATGGTATACAACACCAACGAGTACTACTTTAACGGTATGGAAAAAAGCCAGCCATATTATTTCCAGATAGAAGCATTTAACGAGAATGGTATAAGTAAACGGACGAAGGTGATAAAGGTGGAATAGTATTTTATCGTCATTGCGAGGAACGAAGCAATCTCTTAAGATTTATTAGTACCCGTTAAGTAAAATAGTTAGTGTATGAAGAAATTAATATCGGTTTGCTGTTTTCTATTCATTATTTTAAAGGCTTTCGGCCAAACGCCCGACAGCCTGCTAAAACCATCTCCCGTGAAGATGTTTACGGACAGGCAGTTCGTAAGCCTGATGAATGGCGAAGACATCTATAATATGTCCTCTTCAGCGGAACTTAACGGGTATCCATCGGCGCAAAAAGCATTGAAGTATCAAAAGGAAATTGGGCTTACCGCCGTGCAGATTGCCGCGTTAAACAAGATCAATACCGAGCTCACCCGCAAGAAAATAGAAATGGGCAACTTTATGGTGACCAATGAAAAGAAACTAGATGCTTTATTCCGCTCCCGAAAGGTAAGCGATGGCGACCTTATTTTTTACACAAACCGTTACGGCCTATACATGGGGGAACTGCGTAACGCTATTTTGCAGGCCAGTTACAATACCAATAAACTATTAACAACTCTGCAGGTTAATAAGCTAAAAGCTTATAAAAATGATAATTGATAATAAGCCGTTTAGTTTTTTTAATTTAGCGCCTCATTAAATCAGTATGAAGATAACATTTGATTTTGAAAAACCCCTGGCAGAGCTACAGCAGCAGATAGAGAAGGTACAGCAGGTAGAAGAGAAGAATAAGCTGGATATGAGCGCTACTATTGCTGAGCTTCAGGCAAAACTGGAAACAGCAAAGAAAGAGATATACGGCAACCTTACCGGTTGGCAAAAAGTGCAGATATCCCGCCACCCGGAGCGTCCTTATACATTACAGTACCTGGAACTGATGTGCGACGACTTTATAGAACTGCACGGCGATCGTACTGTAGGTGACGATAAAGCCATTATTGGCGGCTTTGGAACCATGAACGGACAAACTGCAATGTTCATCGGGCACCAAAAAGGACGCAACACCAAAGAGCGCCAGTACCGCAATTTTGGTATGGCCAACCCCGAAGGTTACCGCAAGGCACTGCGCCTGATGAAGATGGCCGAGAAGTTTAACAAGCCTGTAATCACCCTTATAGATACCCCCGGAGCTTTCCCGGGCCTGGAAGCAGAAGAACGCGGACAAGGCGAAGCAATTGCCCGTAACCTGTTGGAGATGGCAGTGCTTAAAGTGCCGGTAATTTGTGTGGTTATTGGCGAAGGCGCATCAGGTGGTGCACTGGGCATTGGCATTGGCGATAAGGTGCTGATGCTGGATAATTCATGGTATTCTGTTATCTCTCCGGAGAACTGCTCTACCATATTATTTAAAACCTGGGAGCAAAAAGAACGCGCTGCAGAAATGCTGAAGCTTACCAGTACAGAAATGTTGAAGAACAAGCTGATAGATGGTGTTATAAAAGAGCCTCTTGGTGGCGCACATCAGGACCCTGTAGCTATGGCTGCTACGCTTAAGAAGCAGTTACTTAAAGACCTGAAGTCGCTTAAAGACCGCAACATAGAGGAACTGGTTGCCGAACGAATAGACAAGTTCTGCAATATGGGTGTAGTGCTTGAGGAACAAGCTCAAGCCTTAACGCTTTAATAACCTATTAACACAATGGCTCTGGCTATGCCGGAACTTCGAGCAAAACGGACGATATACCTAAAAGTATATCGTCCGTTTTTTATTGCAGGTGCAAATTCCGGCGGATCTGCTTTGCTTTTAAGCTTCCAGCTTGCGCGGGAGCTTAAAATGGAACGTAGTACCTTGCTCCACTACGCTTTCAAACCATATGTTGCCGTTCAGGCGGTCTATTATTTCTTTGCAAACATATAGGCCAATTCCCAGGCCAGGCGCTTTGTAAACATTATTCACCTGGTAAAATCTTTCGAAAATAAACGACTCCTGCTCTTTTGATATACCCTTGCCAAAGTCCTGGATACATACGGAGAGGTACTCTTCATCGCAGGTGAGCCTTATCAGTACTTTACTTGCACCCGGGGAATACTTTACAGCATTGTCTACCAGGTTGGTTATCAGCTGAACAATCCTGTTACGGTCGGCAGATATTTTGCAGCTTTGGTTTTCTACCAGCATCAGGGTATGCGTTGGATACACCAGTTGTAGATCCGGAACCAGCTCTGCCATCAGCACGTTCACTTCAAAAATACTTTCTTTAAAAATCAGCTTGCCCGATTCAATCCTCGAGATATCCAGCAAATCCTGCACAAGGGTGTCCAGGCGGTTAATTTGTACCCGCATGCGGTTTAAAAAATTCAGCCCTTGCGTGTCTTTAACAGACTTTGTCCGGCTTAGTAGTTGCTCGTATCCTTTAATGGATGCGATAGGTGTTTTTAATTCGTGGCTCACAGTGCTTATAAAGCCATCTTTTTGCAATTCCAGCTGCTTTTGGCGGGTAATGTCGGTAACGGATCCTACGAAGCCGATAAACCGGTTATCGGCAGTGAGCCGCGGCAGCCCGGTAGCTGTTACCCAACGTACCGAACCATCGTTAAAAAGAATACGATAATCCACCTCATAAGAATCTCTGCTGACATGTGCATTTTGGTAGGTGTTCCAAACACGGGTACGGTCATCCGGGTGTACCACCTGCAGCCAGCCCTCACCAAGGTTTTCACCAACGCCTGCATTGCTCCATTCTATCCATTTCTGGTTTACGTAAACAACATTGCCTGCTTCATCCGCCATCCAAAGCGCTGCGGGCGATGCCGACGTGATGGTTTGAAGCAGTGTTTCCGAATCTTCCTGTGCTTTTTGCAGTAACTTCTGTTCGGTTACATCCATCATAGAGCCTAACATGCGCACGGCCTTGTCGTTCTTATAAATTACATAACCACGGTCAAGTGTCGAGGCGTAGGTGCCGTCACCGCGTAAAAAACGGTATTCGTCGCACCACTTTTCCTCGCCATTGTCTATTGCCTGGTGTATGCCGTTCATAACCCTTTCGCGGTCTTCCGGATGTATACGGCTTACCCATGAATCTATATTGAGCTCAACTTCGTCTTTCTTGTGCCCAAAAAGGTCTAAAAAAGTTTGATTCCACCAAAGTTCATTAGTTTGCAGGTTCCAATCCCATACCGCGTCTTGTGTTGCTTTCGCAATCAGTTCAAAGCGCTCCATTAAAAGGGTAATGTCTGTAACATCGTTTACAATCACTATTCGGGCATCATGGTTGTTAAATCTGGCAGGATAAGCAATAATTTTTACAGACCTTACTGTGCCATCTTTATAAACATGGCGAAAAACCTCTTCGTTTTCAAGCGGAGCAATCAACCCTTTAACGGTTTTCATGAGGGTAGGGATATCCTCTTCCGGTCGTATATCCTGAATGGTCATACTCAGGAATTCTTCGCGTGAGTATCCATAACGGTCAATAGCAACTTGGTTAACTTCTAAAAACCGGAGTGTTGCCCGGTCATAGTACCACATGGGTACCGGGTTATTGTAAAATACAACATCAAACAGCGCTTCTTTATCCTGGGGGGCAACAATAGTATCCATGTAATCGGTCCTACACACTAGTACGGGTTTAGGTACATAGATGTTCAAACAAATGTAGCGTTAATAAACATCAATTTGCTGTTTAACATAGTAATTGCTAAGCGAATACAGTTGTAAGAAATTTAGGAATGCATTAGCGATCAGGGACCTTAGCTACTACTGATACACCTGCTGCTCAACTGCCCTGTTTTATCTGTAACTTGGGTGCTTAAACATCAACCTTCATTCATGAAGCATATCTTTTTCATTCTGCTTGCATTTGTTCCGTTTGGCGCTTTCTGCCAAGGCAGGTTGCCTGTTATAAAGGCCAGATTAAACCAGGCAAAAATCTACCAGCAGGATGAACCGGCATCAAACTGGAACATCAATCCACACGTTAAGCCCGACGTTTTCGTCGCCGCAAAGTTTATCAAAGCCACAACGGTTAAGTTTAAAACTGACGTTGATTCTATTAGCTTCAAACTGCGGCAAGGCGAGCACCGGGATTTTATTGTGCTGCTGAATGGTAAGGATTCCTGCCTCACCAGGATAGAGAGCCCGGAAGTAAAAGACTTTACCAAGCTGGCAGTAGAGATACACGACACCATACCTTTTCTGCTTAATAAGTTTAATACTAACCTTGTACCACTGGTGTTTAACAATGCCGATACATTGATGCTGAACTTTGATACCGGCGCTACCGAAATATCGTTCACCGATGAGGCGCTTAAGCAAAAGATCAAGTCTAACCCTAAGCTCTATAACACGCGCTATGCTGTTAAGATAGGTTCACAAACGCTGAATACCAAGATATATGACACACGGCTGGCAGGCAACGAAGCGGACGGCTTACTGGGATGGGACCTGTTCGATGGGATGATTGTGGAGCTTGACTATGATCATAATAAAATGATGCTGCACTCCCGCATGCCAGCGCCAATTAAGCACGACCCCCATTACGCCCGGTTTAAAATGCGCTATCTTAAGAACAAGCCATTTATAGAAAGTGAGATCCGCCAGAGCGGGGCCAAAAGTAAGAGCTGGTTCCTGTTTGACCTGGGTTACCAACGTACAGCTATGCTGGATAACGATCTGCTCAGAGAAACAAACTTCCCTACCAGGAAGATGGAGGTTATTAAGAAAGTGATAATGCACGGTACCAGAAATAACGAAGTGCCTGTTATCACAGCAAACCTGCAGACACTGATGATCGGCAAATTTGAACTAACAAATGTTCCCGCTCAAATAATAGAGCAGAACAAACCATTAAGGGGCGTAAACATCCATATCCTGGGTACCGACGTGCTGAAGAGGTTTAATACCGTGCTCGATTTTCAGCACAACATCATCTACTTAAAACCCAATCATCTATACAATACACCCTACGCGGATCAGAAGAAAAGCGGTGCATGAGTTCTGATTTTGCTGGTGTTGTACCAGCGAGTTGCCCTTAACCTTTGTTGGTGTTGTTACGTTGGCCATCGCAGTGCGATATTGTCGTCGGTCTGCTCATTGCCGCACGGGCTACTACTTTTTGTCTTCGTAGGAGACTATATACCTGTTAGACAATGTGGGGGTTAAAAAAATAATTCTCAAAAGGGCATGCAATTAAATCATTTGTAGTGGTATCGAAATAATGTGCTTTCCAATAGTGCCGATCATTCATTTCTACAAATTCTATTCCGGGAAAACAATGGTAATGTTGTGAAAATGGACGTTTCAAGAAAATTGCAATGCCATTTTTATAAGGCCAGTCTTTTGCAGTTTCGTTTATTTCATTCCCTAATCGAATTTCATTATCCAGTATGCTTTTTAATTTTTTACTATTGAAGCTACTAATATGATCTTGATTGATTAAGCTAATCATCGATTTATGATTAATTTTATTTCTTAGTTTTCGGCTTAACCTTTTTATCTTTCTTTTCGGTAGCCTTCTTGCTAACGCTGGCTTTTATAACACAATGAAAGATGTTAGATGCTTCTTTGGGTTTTGTTGTCCTCTGCCATAATGTAAAGTTATAAATTAATAAACGTGATTCGCCGTTGTTGGTGTTGTCAACAACAAACTGCTTCACAAGTCATGCTGAACTTGTTTCAGCACCTTATTAGATTAATTTAGTCATTGCACGGCGGTATGTTCGTCGGTCTGCTCATTGCCGCAGTGGCTACTACTTTTTGTCTTGATACAAAAAGTAGCAAAAAGATCAAGACGAAAAAAACCTTCCGCCCACAAGCCTTTACCCAGGCTCGGTTTTTCGTCAGCCCTGCGCTTTTGGGTTGTTAATAGCCGTTGTTGGTAAGTAGGAACTGCCATTTCGCCTTTGTTGGTGTTGTCACCAACAAACCATATGCTTAGCAATAAGTGCCAATTACACCGGTACTGCCTGCTATAAATAATCTTAACAGTTAGGTGTTAATTAATCCGGACTATACAACGTATAATTGCTGTAGTCATAGCAACAAAGGCGATTGAGTATGAAAACCTACTATTTACCTGATGATATACTGGACGGCCAAAAGGCTGATGACGCTAGCGTTGTTGTTAGGTATTACACCTCCGGCAACAACAGCATCAAGAATAAAATTGCCCTCAATCAAAATATGATAAACCTGCTGATCAGCGGGACAAAAACCATTGTTTACCCCGAAGAAACAGCCATTTTAAATGAAGGCCAGTTGGTTTTATTATCTACAGGTAACGTATTAACCTCAGAACTGATATCCGGAACAGCGGGCTTCAGTAGTATACTACTCTACTTCAGCAACGATGTCTTTAATCGTTTTCTTATTAAATACGAGCACCTGGCTAAGGGTGCCGGGACAAAGGCCGAAAAGCATCCTTTCGTGATATTTGAGCAGGATGCGTTTATCAGGCAATATATTTCTTCGCTGCAGGCTTTATCAAACACAAAAAATGTAATACCTCCGGCAATTGCGCTGCTAAAGCTGGAAGAACTTTTACTTTATCTGCTGCATGCCCAGCCAGATAGGCTGCTTAGCTTGCATGTTTTATCTCAAGACAGGGAAGAGCTGCAGCTGAAGAAAGTGGTAGAAAGCCACGTCGGGCACCTGATAACCGTAGACGAGCTTGCCTTTCTTTGCAACATGAGTACATCTACATTCAAAAGAAGGTTTGGTGAGATATACAACACTACACCACAAAAATGGCTGCAGGCGAAAAAGCTGGAAATGGCTGCCGAGCTATTAAGATTACCTGCGGAAAGTCCGTCGGCAGTTTACATAAAGGTAGGTTATCAAAACCATTCAAGTTTTTCTCAGGCGTTTCGGCAACACTATGGTTGCACACCCAGTAATTACCGCACCGAGCGTTTGAACGTTATACCATAACGCTTGAACGTTTAGCACTAACATCAGCCCTGCTCCGCTGGGTACCTTTGTAACATAATAAAAAATGTAACAATGGAAACAACCGAAAAAAACAAACATGTAGTGCTTCGCTTTAATAAGGAAGTGATAGAACAGGGTAACCAGGAAAGCTTTAATGAGCTGATGCACCAAAAGTTTATCAACCAATCGGCACCGGAAGGAATGGACAACGGAGCGCAGGGAATGAGTTATTTTTTTGAGCAAATATTACGCCCTGCCTTGCCCGACGTAAAGGTGACCATACATCAGCAGGTAGCCGAAGGTGATTTGGTAACAACACGTAAAACCATAACCGGCACACATACAGGAACATTGTTAGATGTTGAGCCTACTGGACGGTTGGTGCAGATAGACGTGATAGACATTGTTGAGGTAAAAGATGGCAAATACCTGCAGCATTGGGGTATCACCAGCCTGCCCGCTGTTTTGTCGCAGCTAAAGCAAAACTAACTACCTAAAGCGTTTACTAAGCTATGTTCTGTAAACTGAAAAAGCCTTTGATCACTGGATCAAAGGCTTTTTTGCGGCGCATTAACGCGCTTTGAGTTTGAGCCGAGATTTATATTCCGCTTACAAAGCTGGGTTTGCGGCGTATGCTTTCCAAAGCTCATCAACACTTTTGCCGGTAAGTTGTGCCCATATGCCATCGGTATAAGTGTGCTTACGCATTACATCATCAAGCTTTTTAACAGTGCCTTTCTTTACTTTAGTTTCTATCCACACCAAAAAACGTGCGGTTACACGGTAAGCGTTATCATAGTTTTGAGTTGGTTTAAAATCGGGCAGGCGCCATTTAGCAGCTTCATTAGCTACGCCATGTTCGTTACGTACATAATCTGCAATACCTTCTGTAAGCCATCCGGGTCCGTTGCTGTCGCCGTAATCCTGTACAATGTGCATTACCTCGTGGGTAACCACATCAATATCATGAGGGTGCTTGGTCATGTATTCGGGACTAAACACCACCCGGCCGTTATCTGTTGCGGCCACGCCGTGGTAAGCTGTGTCGATAAAGAAGTGGACGGTAGTTAGGCTCTTCTTATTGTACTCCTTAACAATGCCGGGGTATACTTTAAAGAAGGTGTTGATGAGTTCCTGGCGGATGGATTTATCGAAGTTAGCGTCATTGCCATCAACAATCAGGGTGTATTTGCCTTGCTTTAAAGTATCTGGCGCGGCTGCAAATGATGCACTTGCCGCAAAAGTTAAAAACAACAGGGAGAGTAGGGTCTTTTTCATGCGGCTAAAATAAGTTTTATTGCAAAATATGCTTTGCAAACGTTCCTTTGTGACATAAATGATACTCAAAAGATGCCCTTAATAGAATGTGTGCCCAATTTTAGCGAAGGTGTAAATATCGCTGTTATAGAACAGATAGCAACCGCCATCCGCTCAGTGCCTGGCGTAAAGCTGCTGCATATAGATAGTGGTGAAGCAGCAAACCGTACAGTGATCACCTTTGCCGGCGAACCTGAACCAGTGATAGAGGCGGCGTTCCTGGCTATAAAAACTGCCGGCGAACTGATTGACATGAGCCGACAGAAAGGCGAGCATCCGCGCATGGGTGCAACGGATGTATGCCCACTGGTGCCATTAAGCGGTATAACCTTACAAGAGGTTACTGTTTACGCCGCCCGGTTAGGAAGGCGTGTAGGAGAGGAGCTGGGCATACCGGTGTACTTGTACGAACATTCGCAGGCTGAAGAGAAGCGGAGCAATCTGTCCGTGATCCGTTCGGGAGAATATGAAGGGTTTTTTAACAAGATAAAACAACCCGGCTGGGCGCCCGATTTTGGCCCTGCAGAAATGGACGCTCAACGAGGCGCCACTGTTATAGGCGCGCGCAACCTGCTTATAGCTTACAATGTAAACCTGAATACCA is part of the Mucilaginibacter terrenus genome and encodes:
- a CDS encoding family 43 glycosylhydrolase, with amino-acid sequence MKIRFAFTLLLTALFFVASAQTKQLTYCNPLNIDYGYTPFENFAAWGKHRATADPTVTYFKGNYYLFSTNQFGYWWSPDMLSWKFVSRKFVRPYNEVKGDELCAPAILVLGDTLLVIGSTYNKDFTLWMSTDPTHDTWKAAKDYFQVGAWDPGMFADDDGRVYIYHGSSNTLPLYGQEIDRKTFEPIGPKKEMIKLDWKEHGWERFGENNDNVFLTGFMEGSWMNKHNGKYYLQYGAPGTEGKGYGDGVYVGDKPLGPFKYQSHNPFSYKPGGFAKGAGHGGTWADKYGNYWHISTMVVDVKNNFERRIGFWPAGFDKDGILYTNTAYGDYPHYLSAGKEDHLKSNFTGWMLLNYNKPVQVSSTLGAYVPNLAVDEDIKTYWSAKTANKGEWIQTDLGDVSTIRAIQLNYADQDATFMGKSLGVYHQYIITSSTDGKTWKTLVDKSRNKTDVPHDYIELKTPAKARYLRLTNLHMPTGKFAISGFRVFGKGAGVAPDTVRNLIVLRGDAERRNSWIRWRQTDGAVGYTIYMGTAPDKLYNNIMVYNTNEYYFNGMEKSQPYYFQIEAFNENGISKRTKVIKVE
- a CDS encoding acetyl-CoA carboxylase carboxyltransferase subunit alpha, with the protein product MKITFDFEKPLAELQQQIEKVQQVEEKNKLDMSATIAELQAKLETAKKEIYGNLTGWQKVQISRHPERPYTLQYLELMCDDFIELHGDRTVGDDKAIIGGFGTMNGQTAMFIGHQKGRNTKERQYRNFGMANPEGYRKALRLMKMAEKFNKPVITLIDTPGAFPGLEAEERGQGEAIARNLLEMAVLKVPVICVVIGEGASGGALGIGIGDKVLMLDNSWYSVISPENCSTILFKTWEQKERAAEMLKLTSTEMLKNKLIDGVIKEPLGGAHQDPVAMAATLKKQLLKDLKSLKDRNIEELVAERIDKFCNMGVVLEEQAQALTL
- a CDS encoding sensor histidine kinase, with translation MDTIVAPQDKEALFDVVFYNNPVPMWYYDRATLRFLEVNQVAIDRYGYSREEFLSMTIQDIRPEEDIPTLMKTVKGLIAPLENEEVFRHVYKDGTVRSVKIIAYPARFNNHDARIVIVNDVTDITLLMERFELIAKATQDAVWDWNLQTNELWWNQTFLDLFGHKKDEVELNIDSWVSRIHPEDRERVMNGIHQAIDNGEEKWCDEYRFLRGDGTYASTLDRGYVIYKNDKAVRMLGSMMDVTEQKLLQKAQEDSETLLQTITSASPAALWMADEAGNVVYVNQKWIEWSNAGVGENLGEGWLQVVHPDDRTRVWNTYQNAHVSRDSYEVDYRILFNDGSVRWVTATGLPRLTADNRFIGFVGSVTDITRQKQLELQKDGFISTVSHELKTPIASIKGYEQLLSRTKSVKDTQGLNFLNRMRVQINRLDTLVQDLLDISRIESGKLIFKESIFEVNVLMAELVPDLQLVYPTHTLMLVENQSCKISADRNRIVQLITNLVDNAVKYSPGASKVLIRLTCDEEYLSVCIQDFGKGISKEQESFIFERFYQVNNVYKAPGLGIGLYVCKEIIDRLNGNIWFESVVEQGTTFHFKLPRKLEA
- a CDS encoding pepsin/retropepsin-like aspartic protease family protein codes for the protein MKHIFFILLAFVPFGAFCQGRLPVIKARLNQAKIYQQDEPASNWNINPHVKPDVFVAAKFIKATTVKFKTDVDSISFKLRQGEHRDFIVLLNGKDSCLTRIESPEVKDFTKLAVEIHDTIPFLLNKFNTNLVPLVFNNADTLMLNFDTGATEISFTDEALKQKIKSNPKLYNTRYAVKIGSQTLNTKIYDTRLAGNEADGLLGWDLFDGMIVELDYDHNKMMLHSRMPAPIKHDPHYARFKMRYLKNKPFIESEIRQSGAKSKSWFLFDLGYQRTAMLDNDLLRETNFPTRKMEVIKKVIMHGTRNNEVPVITANLQTLMIGKFELTNVPAQIIEQNKPLRGVNIHILGTDVLKRFNTVLDFQHNIIYLKPNHLYNTPYADQKKSGA
- a CDS encoding helix-turn-helix domain-containing protein is translated as MKTYYLPDDILDGQKADDASVVVRYYTSGNNSIKNKIALNQNMINLLISGTKTIVYPEETAILNEGQLVLLSTGNVLTSELISGTAGFSSILLYFSNDVFNRFLIKYEHLAKGAGTKAEKHPFVIFEQDAFIRQYISSLQALSNTKNVIPPAIALLKLEELLLYLLHAQPDRLLSLHVLSQDREELQLKKVVESHVGHLITVDELAFLCNMSTSTFKRRFGEIYNTTPQKWLQAKKLEMAAELLRLPAESPSAVYIKVGYQNHSSFSQAFRQHYGCTPSNYRTERLNVIP
- a CDS encoding ester cyclase encodes the protein METTEKNKHVVLRFNKEVIEQGNQESFNELMHQKFINQSAPEGMDNGAQGMSYFFEQILRPALPDVKVTIHQQVAEGDLVTTRKTITGTHTGTLLDVEPTGRLVQIDVIDIVEVKDGKYLQHWGITSLPAVLSQLKQN
- a CDS encoding basic secretory protein-like protein, giving the protein MKKTLLSLLFLTFAASASFAAAPDTLKQGKYTLIVDGNDANFDKSIRQELINTFFKVYPGIVKEYNKKSLTTVHFFIDTAYHGVAATDNGRVVFSPEYMTKHPHDIDVVTHEVMHIVQDYGDSNGPGWLTEGIADYVRNEHGVANEAAKWRLPDFKPTQNYDNAYRVTARFLVWIETKVKKGTVKKLDDVMRKHTYTDGIWAQLTGKSVDELWKAYAANPAL
- the ftcD gene encoding glutamate formimidoyltransferase, which translates into the protein MPLIECVPNFSEGVNIAVIEQIATAIRSVPGVKLLHIDSGEAANRTVITFAGEPEPVIEAAFLAIKTAGELIDMSRQKGEHPRMGATDVCPLVPLSGITLQEVTVYAARLGRRVGEELGIPVYLYEHSQAEEKRSNLSVIRSGEYEGFFNKIKQPGWAPDFGPAEMDAQRGATVIGARNLLIAYNVNLNTTSVPIASAIAVDVRESGKKIKMPDGSIQHQPGALKKVKAIGWYIAEFEKAQVSMNLTDITIAPIHLVFEEVCKAALRHGVQVTGSELIGLIPLQVMLDAGRYFADKQHNSEAQTEGDFVAIAIQAMGLDELAPFDPQKKIIEYLLNA